The Proteiniborus ethanoligenes region AATCAAAGAGAACATAAATGTATTGCTTAGTAAGGGAATTTGTTTGATAGCTTCAGTTTGGATATCTGTTATGTTTATATACTTACTGGGATTACCAGTTATGATTTCAATGGTAGATGTATTGCTTATATGGATTAGCTTTATCATTGTATATTTTTATTATCAAGGAGAGTACTTAAGGTGGTTTTTTGGCGAGGCGGGGAAAGTACAGGAGGTATAGAGAACTAAGGGGGGAAGGTTTTGGCATCTATTACATTTAAAAACATATGTAAAATATATGATAAAGAAGTAGTTGCAGTAAAGGACTTCAATCTAGAGATACAGGATAAAGAATTTATAGTTTTAGTAGGGCCTTCTGGCTGTGGCAAAACCACTACTTTGAGAATGGTGGCAGGATTAGAGGAAATAAGCTCAGGGGAACTGTATATTGATGAAAAGAAAGTCAATACTGCATTGCCAAAGGACAGAGATATTGCAATGGTGTTTCAAAACTATGCATTATATCCTCATATGACGGTTTATGACAATATGGCATTTGGACTGAAAATAAGAAAGATGAAAAAAACTGAAATCAAAGAAAGAGTAATAAATGCAGCAAAAATATTAGATATAGAAGAGCTTTTACAAAGAAAACCCCGTGCATTATCGGGTGGACAGAAGCAAAGAGTTGCTATAGGTAGAGCAATAGTGAGAAATCCTAAAGTGTTCCTAATGGATGAGCCGCTCTCAAATCTAGACGCTAAGCTTAGAAATGAAATGAGAGCAGAAATAATTAAATTACATAAAAAATTACAGACAACATTTATATATGTAACCCATGACCAGACTGAAGCCATGACATTAGGAGACAGAATAGTAATTATGAAGGACGGATTTGTCCAACAAATAGCTTCACCTCAAGAAGTATATAATAACCCTGCTAACGAATTTGTTGCAACATTCGTAGGTATACCGCAAATGAATCTATTTGATGCGGAGCTAATTATGGAAGATGATGAATATATACTTGCCTTAAATGGGCATAAAATAAATATATCAGACAAGCATAAGAAAATACTAAAGTTTAAAGATATAAAGCCTCAATCTGTTAGGGTGGGAATTAGACCTGAAAATATAATGATATCAGAAAAGACACCAGAAAGCTTTGAAATAAATGTGGATATGTCTGAGCTTATGGGACATGAAATGCTAATTCACAGCAAGCTATATAATAGCCATATTATTATAAAGGCTCAATCTCGCTTAAATATTAAGGCTGATGACAAAATAAATATATCCTTCATGACAGATGAACTGCATTTATTTGAAAAGGAGACAGGTCATAACTTACTGCAAAAATAGAAGGAAGGGGAAGTAATAAGCAAGGAAAAGTCTCAAATAATATTTTAAGGAGGGGAAAAATGAAACCCAAAAAAGTAATAATTATTTTATTAGTGCTTTTACTAATAGTTACACTTTATGGGTGTACTACAGAGAATAAGACAGCAGGTGTAAATAAGAATACCGAAGTAACATATAGAGAAATCATATTAAATGATGTATTAGAAGCAGAGCATATAACAAACATAGGTCTAAATAAAAATAATGAGCTAATAGCATACATTGCAGGGGATAGTAGAAAGTATGTAGTTCTAGATGAAAATACAGAAGCAAAAAAAGAGGTAAATATTGATTTTGATGGAAGGGCAAGTATTTTTACTCTTGACAACAGCAATAATATGTACATACTATCAGAAATACCAGAGACAAATGAGAATAAAGACATAGTAAAGATAAGTAAAAAGCTCTTTTCCTATAATAATGGGTCTAATTCAATTACTGAAAATAATGTAATAGGTGAGCTAACTGACACTACAGCAAGGTCGACGGAAGAAATCACAAAAAAGATAAGAATAGACAGCAAGGGAAATATTTATGCCCTAAAGCTAGGTGGAAAGATAGAAGTATTTGACAGTAAATTTAATTCTAAAAAAATTCTTGATTCAACACTATACACAGATATAGATATAGACGAAGAAGATAACCTATTAGCAATACGCAGAAATATAGAGGAAAGAGTTCTAGATAAGATAGACACAAGTAATTACAAGATAATATTAAGCAAAGAATAC contains the following coding sequences:
- a CDS encoding ABC transporter ATP-binding protein, whose product is MASITFKNICKIYDKEVVAVKDFNLEIQDKEFIVLVGPSGCGKTTTLRMVAGLEEISSGELYIDEKKVNTALPKDRDIAMVFQNYALYPHMTVYDNMAFGLKIRKMKKTEIKERVINAAKILDIEELLQRKPRALSGGQKQRVAIGRAIVRNPKVFLMDEPLSNLDAKLRNEMRAEIIKLHKKLQTTFIYVTHDQTEAMTLGDRIVIMKDGFVQQIASPQEVYNNPANEFVATFVGIPQMNLFDAELIMEDDEYILALNGHKINISDKHKKILKFKDIKPQSVRVGIRPENIMISEKTPESFEINVDMSELMGHEMLIHSKLYNSHIIIKAQSRLNIKADDKINISFMTDELHLFEKETGHNLLQK